The region GCCTACTATGTTACACCTTTGGAACCAGGGTACTCGACCGGCTATGCGGAGGGTGTGTTGGAGAAGTATACCTACCCAAATGGTACTTTCTGGTCGAGTGATGTAGGGCAGAAAATAATGGCTTCGCCGACGGGTGGAGAGCTATAATATCGCATAAGATGCGGCATTTATGGGTAGTTTTATGAATCAAATTGTTCTGTAGCGTTGATTCCATTGTTGAGTGACTCTATGTGCTGGTGTGAGCCCAGTGTTCCCATCGTTTGTCAGCGTTCTTAGTCATTCTTCAAACGCGGGACAAAATTCGTTGCTTCCTCTGTACGTCTTCTAAAATGTTCACCACCGCTTCAAGGCTAGAGAATGCCCACGGTCGTATGTTGTTAATGGCAACACTTTGTAGGTCATCAATATCAGGAACCAAATGTCGTAAATCCGGGCTCAGCGAGgcaagagtcaagaccacAATGGCCCCAAGAGACCTTGGACTGTCAGCGCATGCACAAAATTGATGCGTTTAGTAATACTTACGACAATGAAAACGTCCATGTGTACTGACTCGGCCTCTGCAGCACCAGAGTTGTGTTGTGAATATAATTGCGACAGCTTTCAATGCACATAGCAGCCTTGTCGACCATCGACTCTGAGATTTGCTCCATACCATGCGTTGCTATATACAGCAAAAATGGTCTGTAGATAATGTGTCGAGCCGCAAAGTATCTGATGCGTAAAACGTGCTCACGAGCGCTGAACTGAACCTCGGGCGAGCCGATGCCGAGAACGGGGCGGTATTCCGCGGGAATTGAAGAGTGCCAAGTCTCCAATTGGGCATGGAGCTCGTCGCACACCGAAATCATAGACGACACGTCTTGGATCGAGAACTCGTCGGGAGCCATGAGCGTTGTAGGCGAGAGGGTTAGAACATGTTTCTTGTTGCTGTAGATGGAGTTGTGCACGCGATTGAGAAGTCTACGAATCGAAATTTCGGCGAGGTAGCAGGTGGACTGCATCAAGTCTAGATTAGTGCAACTCGGAAGGCTTATTTCATCAGTAAGTTGTTGTAGGCCGCTACGTGGTAGTTCAAGCTCGGCCAAGCGGTCGCACTCCACCAGGAAACAGGACCAGAAAAGGCGAATGATGCTCTCTCGAGAGTTTggtccttcttctcgagTACCAATGCTGTATTTGAATGGCAAGTTAGCGCCATGGTATCAACAGTGGCTTAAGAACAACTCACCCAGATAGCTTGAACTGAACTATGGTACATGCCGAATAGATTAAACGCCAGCTCTGAAGTGGGCGCACAATGTAGGCAAAGTAGATACTTGCCAGTACTAGCGCCTGTGGTAGTAGCAGATCGTAAGAAAACGACCACGACGATAAAGAGATAAGCGTAGGCATGGCATGTTGCATGTATTGCATGCCAGGCGGCGAGGTGTCGAATATGTGGGAATCGGGGTCTGCTCCAGCAACGGTGCCCAGCGCGAATATCACCATGCACAATGCAGACGCGATGCTTGAGTCAGGTCCGTGGTCCCAAAATTGCGAATATACCTGCTTGAACTCGTCCTGGTCCAGTATGGGGTGATTGTGATGCGCGGTTGAGAAAAATGTTGCGACCAGCTCATCGGCAAGGTCCCTCGGTATGTTGACTGCCGGACGGGGAACTGGCCATTTGTCAAACGATAACTCGGGCGGTAGCGGGTTTCTAGACTCGAGCAAGAAGAATAGATCATTAGGGTACTCCCCGATCAAGGCTTTCATGGCCGGTAACCCGAGCAGGTAGCTTGACGACGTTTTGTGCTTGACTGGGATGGTCAACGGGGGCAAATCGGGAAGATCGGACGAGTCTTGCAGACCCGGAAAGGACCAGGTACTGTAGCGGGCTCCGACATTTGTTCGAACTCCTGTCATTGGTACCGAAGATTGGCTCTGGGGAGACGTTGTATTGATACCATGTGAGATTGAAGCCGGATTCTCCGACGACAGGGACGCAATTTTCTCCGACTGAGAATGCAAAAGTGTCTCGATATCTCGAAGTCGGTTCAATATCTCACGGCTCCCACCCGATGTGTCAATTCTGTAGGGCTTGATCAGTACACAGCGAGATAGTAGAAGGCCCTGGGGATGGGACGCTTACCTCTGAGATGGCACATCATCATAATGgcaatcaacatccaactcCACACAATTCGAGCATGCCGCCTTGCGGGCGTCACATCGACGCTTTCTGCACAGGATGGTATCAGATGCAGGAATCAAGTCAAGTATTCTGGGAATGGTCAATGCTCACCGGCTGCGGCAAAAGTTGCAGGCCAATGCAACCCTCTTCCTGTTGTAACTCATTGTGCATTTCCAACGTCGCGTCAGGAAGGTCGAAGTCAAGTCTGCTTAGTCATGGCCGTTGTGCAGGAAGCCCATGCTCAGCAGACAATTTGCCCGATAACTGCCGATTCCCGACGCACCAGCTTGCTTGGAACGATGAAACTTGAGAGCACGGACTGGGGAGTCTTTGATGAACTGATGATGTGGGTTAGTTAGTTCCGATTCCTTGCACCAAgcttgtttgctgcatcaAGTGCTCAGGTAAGCCTTCTGCTAGTGCCTCTCCACCACCGGAAACTCAAGCTTACCCTACAGCTTCCTCTATAAATGAGCGAAAAGTCGCTTACCGGTCTTGACTTCTTGTGACATCTTAGTAAATAATCCTACGAGGTGTTACACAGATGCCAATATTCAACAACTACTGGTTAATACATGTATCGTTACGTTGCAGAATTTAGCGAGATGACTTGGCAATCTACGACACATCAAGAACTTGTGTCGCAGAGATCCGTTTACTCGAGTTGCCACAAAACTAAGGGAGCTGGGTCTTATACTTAATTCATCATACGAAAGGGCAGATAGAATCAGTTTCAACAAATCCAAGGTTGTAAAAGCGACCGTAGCCATGTGTTGACACACCTTGGTGAGATCAAATGTTGAGCCTACGTCCGTCTGAAGTATTATGTGGAGGGGCAAGGAAACGAACAATGTTAAGAAAGACAGACGAAACTTGGCTGACGTTACAATAATTAAACCGCGCCATAAACTCCAAAACTTaccagcttctcaacccGTTGGCGTGCAACTCTCGCCCCTTCCCATTGTCTGAGGCAAGCGAACTCCACAACTGAGAGTTTGATGCAGCAAATCCTATCGTCACGTACTCTGCAGACTCTAATGTCACTAGCGCGTGTCTCCTGTTGGAATCGAAACCAGTGGACGAACTACGGAGAAGTCCGTGCCGTCTGGATCTTATCTTAGCCTTTTTAGCATCCCCGGCTGACGTTGGCGACTCAGTGCCCTGGTAACTGGCGCCTGGGCCAAATAGATCAAGGGCATTGGTTCAAAGTGTTTAAGTTTGTTGTATGCCGGTGTGTTTTGGTACCTGCATCTTACGCCACTCCCGAAACGACAGGTCACAATGCCGTCACGTTCCTCTCAGCCCATCCTCCTGCTTGAAGGATTCAACCAGTTCAGGTTCTGCGCGTTTGTTGCTGGATCCGCCGCTTACGGGTGATGTCGTTTAATTCTCTCACCAGTTGCGTGAGCTACGTAGATTTTCGCGAAACTTTTGGGTATGGTGAGCGATTACTGTTGCTCAGTGTTGGTTTCCAATTCCTTGTGTGTAAGTTGTGACACCGAAAGGGCAATGCGCAACACCGAAACTGGGGGAAGCACCAAGAGCCAGCGCCCAGGTTTTTGGTCCCCGACAACAGTCAAATCCTCCTGTTCCTAAAGAGTTAGTCACGTTGCTTAATCCAAATGGCCTGAGTTCCTGTCGGCCATGTAACATTCGCTGTAGAATTGGCCGCACTAGGTCCGCTTACTAGCCAATCCTCCTCTGTATTCCCACCAATCACGACTCAAGACGGATCTGTACTGGGCAAGGTCGCTTATACTCAGACCCCGAAAGAGAACCAGAATGAAGCCCCTTGGTGCAATATTATGCCGAAACCAAGTTCTAGAATATGACTTCTGCTCCTGATCCTTCAGGTGAGTCTCCGCCAGGAGTCTATACAGCCCAGGACGTGACCAGGTTGGTTAGGTTGTGAGATTATGGTTCTCGGCATCACCGTACTGTTGAAACTATGCATCTTCGCGATCCTAAACCAAGGTTTGAAACGGTAAAAGTATAAAAGGAGGCGATGATTCTCTTCAGTCAATGGGTTTTGTACAGCAACAAGaactcaaccacaaccacaa is a window of Pochonia chlamydosporia 170 chromosome 5, whole genome shotgun sequence DNA encoding:
- a CDS encoding C6 finger domain-containing protein (similar to Talaromyces stipitatus ATCC 10500 XP_002481929.1) codes for the protein MSYNRKRVALACNFCRSRKRRCDARKAACSNCVELDVDCHYDDVPSQRIDTSGGSREILNRLRDIETLLHSQSEKIASLSSENPASISHGINTTSPQSQSSVPMTGVRTNVGARYSTWSFPGLQDSSDLPDLPPLTIPVKHKTSSSYLLGLPAMKALIGEYPNDLFFLLESRNPLPPELSFDKWPVPRPAVNIPRDLADELVATFFSTAHHNHPILDQDEFKQVYSQFWDHGPDSSIASALCMVIFALGTVAGADPDSHIFDTSPPGMQYMQHAMPTLISLSSWSFSYDLLLPQALVLASIYFAYIVRPLQSWRLIYSACTIVQFKLSGIGTREEGPNSRESIIRLFWSCFLVECDRLAELELPRSGLQQLTDEISLPSCTNLDLMQSTCYLAEISIRRLLNRVHNSIYSNKKHVLTLSPTTLMAPDEFSIQDVSSMISVCDELHAQLETWHSSIPAEYRPVLGIGSPEVQFSAREHVLRIRYFAARHIIYRPFLLYIATHGMEQISESMVDKAAMCIESCRNYIHNTTLVLQRPSQYTWTFSLSSLGAIVVLTLASLSPDLRHLVPDIDDLQSVAINNIRPWAFSSLEAVVNILEDVQRKQRILSRV